The following is a genomic window from Neodiprion virginianus isolate iyNeoVirg1 chromosome 1, iyNeoVirg1.1, whole genome shotgun sequence.
AGACGAACGTGCAATCATCGTCGGGCGATCCCCGGGGGGTCCAGGTGATCCGGAAGTCGACGCGATCGTCCGCACCGGGCGATGAGGCGGAATATCAGTCGAAGAATCGGTCTCGAAATTTCAACGAGATTGGAAGAATGGGGCCAGCAATTCTTGGAAGCAATTCGCGCTGCACAACGGGATATAATTCCGGATGGGAGGGAGATTCAGGAGACGTGGGTCAGCCCTTGGCCAACGTCGGTTTTTCGCGACTTCACCCTCGCCAACAGCGAAGCTGTTGCAGCATGGCGAGAGGCGGCGACGCTGATCTGGAGCCGGAAGTTCGTCAGAGAATCGGGAGCTTCCCCGGGGATACAGGCAACGGAAACGTCGCCCTGATTCACACCGAGTGTTCCCGAAGGCCCATCAGGTGCCCAAGACTAGACTGCGCCGTCAACGTCGCGTTTTCCGCCCTTACTCATCACTTCCTCTTCGATCATCCCGAGGTTCCGATCCTGAGCGTTGAACCTGAAGCGAAAAGCACCCTCATCGTCAGCTTCGCCTCTCTGTCCTGCGACTCGAGTCGCTGTCTTGCCTTGCTTTTAGTTTCCGGTAAACTGACGTAAGTTTCTTCTACGTAATTTTCTACGGACATTGGACATGGTTTCTGTTGATTAAAATCAATCCCCTAGCTCTTATGGTCATCGACCGATATCCCTGTAATCAATggtttccttcttttttc
Proteins encoded in this region:
- the LOC124310558 gene encoding uncharacterized protein LOC124310558, translated to MGPAILGSNSRCTTGYNSGWEGDSGDVGQPLANVGFSRLHPRQQRSCCSMARGGDADLEPEVRQRIGSFPGDTGNGNVALIHTECSRRPIRCPRLDCAVNVAFSALTHHFLFDHPEVPILSVEPEAKSTLIVSFASLSCDSSRCLALLLVSGKLTGAAARLFNGSQIQPRYRNRLPLPVLAARLHWSSQNPCEDDGNSHGEEQSQGDIVIAWVAGLDVGDATTGTLRCSIQVVDGNDDGGLRSLTYTGPVNSLRTAQRPREVFATGDCVILHQGFIDHITSGSTSLNVNVTVH